One window of the Candidatus Izemoplasmatales bacterium genome contains the following:
- a CDS encoding GNAT family N-acetyltransferase: MELRSCRPEERLDAIRLSRSVFKDNMAEQFATLFAPENVERMLVAVDGGKVVSMVNYYPGPVRIGPATIRVASIGSVCTDPAYRGQGLAANLLRLAEAKMLAEGIHVVVISGGGGIYSAFGSEQAGDMREATVPTAHLASVPGVSIRPYAPSDFNALRRLHAQDPVRFVRRAREFRQLLEGQTYPDTYADYPVRLVERDGAAVAYAILVIDKGNDEVGIKEMGGDRAALVAAFPLFLAEFERVRIHFAAAPDDPVLGVAEEKKPIHQFASLKIVDFPGCMKALRPFFRSVLGKTADELRFTAPEGVATIFGGGSSLRVTDPKELAKIVFGCAGSYHSGADGWLGETLSRIFPVPFPWTHSINYQ, encoded by the coding sequence ATGGAACTGCGCAGCTGCCGTCCGGAGGAGCGTCTCGACGCGATCCGGCTGTCCCGAAGCGTCTTCAAGGACAACATGGCCGAGCAATTCGCGACCCTGTTCGCCCCGGAAAACGTCGAACGCATGCTCGTCGCCGTCGACGGCGGCAAGGTCGTCTCGATGGTCAACTACTACCCCGGTCCGGTCCGCATCGGTCCGGCGACGATCCGGGTCGCCTCGATCGGTTCCGTCTGTACCGATCCGGCCTACCGCGGCCAGGGACTCGCCGCGAACCTCCTCAGGCTGGCCGAAGCGAAGATGCTTGCGGAAGGCATCCACGTCGTCGTCATCTCCGGCGGCGGCGGGATCTACTCCGCCTTCGGTTCCGAACAGGCCGGCGACATGCGGGAGGCGACGGTTCCGACGGCACACCTCGCGTCCGTTCCCGGCGTTTCGATCCGCCCGTACGCGCCTTCCGATTTCAATGCGCTTCGGCGCCTGCATGCGCAGGACCCCGTGCGTTTCGTCCGTCGGGCGCGCGAATTCCGCCAGCTGCTCGAGGGCCAGACCTATCCCGACACGTACGCCGACTATCCCGTCCGGTTGGTCGAACGGGACGGCGCGGCGGTCGCCTACGCGATCCTCGTCATCGACAAGGGAAACGACGAGGTCGGGATCAAGGAGATGGGCGGCGACCGCGCCGCGCTCGTCGCGGCGTTTCCGCTCTTCCTCGCGGAGTTCGAGAGGGTGCGGATTCATTTCGCGGCCGCGCCGGACGATCCCGTCCTCGGCGTCGCTGAAGAAAAGAAGCCGATCCATCAGTTCGCCAGTCTCAAGATCGTCGATTTTCCGGGATGCATGAAGGCGCTCCGCCCCTTCTTCCGATCCGTCCTCGGAAAGACGGCCGACGAACTTCGCTTCACCGCCCCGGAAGGCGTCGCGACGATCTTCGGAGGCGGCTCGTCCCTGCGCGTGACCGATCCGAAGGAACTTGCGAAGATCGTCTTCGGCTGTGCCGGGAGCTATCACTCGGGTGCGGACGGATGGCTCGGGGAGACGCTGTCGCGGATCTTCCCGGTCCCGTTCCCCTGGACCCATTCGATCAACTACCAATGA
- a CDS encoding Gfo/Idh/MocA family oxidoreductase codes for MITAVMIGAGNRGIGAYGFYAARNPQEIRFVAVADPDPVRRAYFGDMHRIEPDLRYSGYAELLAEPRLADACFVCTQDAMHVEPASTAMAKGYDVFLEKPMAVDPADCVRLADAAKTHGVELMVGHVLRYTPFFATIKRLLDSGRIGRLVTIQHNENVSYWHQAHSYVRGNWANSKRSSPMILAKSCHDLDLISWFAGTTPTKVSSFGGLLHFRPENAPAGAPARCLDGCPAEATCPYHAKKVYLSAPDWMKLPVSNDMSDAGLLKALATGPYGRCVYRCDNDVVDHQVTIVEYEGGVTAAFTMTAFTHENTRTIKLMGTKGEIRGHMDQNRLEVYDFGERGDAPEVIDTAVLDSGHGGGDEGIMKAFIGLVEKGYHREIADPAQAVVAHLLAFAAETSRTSGKTVDYDAYVRSLEV; via the coding sequence ATGATTACCGCCGTCATGATCGGCGCCGGCAACCGCGGCATCGGCGCCTACGGCTTCTACGCCGCCAGAAATCCCCAGGAAATCCGCTTCGTCGCCGTCGCCGATCCCGATCCGGTCCGCCGCGCCTATTTCGGGGACATGCATCGGATCGAACCCGACCTCCGCTATTCCGGCTACGCGGAACTGCTCGCCGAACCCCGTCTCGCCGACGCCTGTTTCGTCTGCACGCAGGACGCGATGCACGTCGAACCGGCCTCGACGGCGATGGCGAAGGGCTACGACGTCTTCCTCGAGAAGCCGATGGCCGTCGATCCCGCCGACTGCGTCCGCCTCGCCGACGCCGCGAAGACGCACGGCGTCGAACTGATGGTCGGCCACGTCCTCCGCTACACGCCCTTCTTCGCGACGATCAAGCGTCTCCTCGACTCCGGACGGATCGGCCGGCTGGTCACGATCCAGCACAACGAGAACGTCTCCTACTGGCATCAGGCGCACAGCTACGTCCGCGGCAACTGGGCGAATTCCAAGCGTTCGAGTCCGATGATCCTGGCGAAGTCGTGCCACGACCTCGACCTGATTTCATGGTTCGCCGGAACGACTCCGACGAAGGTCTCCTCGTTCGGCGGCCTTCTCCATTTTCGTCCCGAGAACGCCCCGGCGGGCGCACCCGCACGCTGTCTCGACGGCTGTCCGGCGGAGGCGACCTGCCCCTACCACGCGAAGAAGGTCTATCTCTCCGCCCCCGACTGGATGAAGCTTCCCGTCTCGAACGACATGTCCGACGCCGGTCTCCTCAAGGCGCTCGCGACGGGTCCGTACGGCCGCTGCGTCTACCGTTGCGACAACGACGTCGTCGACCATCAGGTCACGATCGTCGAGTACGAGGGCGGCGTCACCGCCGCCTTCACGATGACCGCGTTCACCCACGAGAACACCCGCACGATCAAGCTCATGGGGACGAAGGGCGAGATCCGCGGCCACATGGACCAGAACCGGCTTGAAGTCTATGACTTCGGCGAACGCGGCGACGCCCCCGAGGTCATCGACACCGCCGTCCTCGATTCCGGCCACGGCGGCGGCGACGAGGGCATCATGAAGGCCTTCATCGGCCTCGTCGAAAAGGGCTATCACCGCGAGATCGCCGATCCCGCGCAGGCCGTCGTCGCGCATCTGCTCGCGTTCGCCGCGGAAACGTCGCGGACCAGCGGGAAGACCGTCGACTACGACGCGTACGTCCGTTCCCTGGAGGTCTGA
- the aspS gene encoding aspartate--tRNA(Asn) ligase: protein MEKIMFRDLAAHFGETIEIAGFVDKVRDLQYVQFVVVRDSSGKVQITIEKNDANKAMNETASKLTKESTVRAVGVLYDRPNVKLRGMEFIPAEFEVTSLSAEELPIDILDYTNATNKELRLDYRFLDLRTERNYLIFKAQTIAEMGMREWWVAHNFIEIHSPKILGTASESGAEVFKMDYFGRTVYLAQSPQFYKQMAMASGFNGVFEIAPAFRAENSHTAFHATEFTSVDAELSWIKSHHDVMDMEEEVVKAALRKVKDVLGKEYLDLMKKEVELNEMKWPRIPFAEVKRIIQENYKYVGEKPTDIDRREEELIGMYVKKNFGCDFVFVTEYPFAARPFYHMLDENGLTKSFDLLYKGVEITTGAQREHRIEVLKQQATMKGLGHEALEFYFNFFKYGVPPHGGFGFGLTRFLMRLFEAESIRDVTLLYRGPNRVNP from the coding sequence ATGGAAAAAATCATGTTCAGGGATCTGGCCGCCCATTTCGGCGAGACGATCGAGATCGCGGGGTTCGTCGACAAGGTCCGCGACCTGCAGTACGTGCAGTTCGTCGTCGTCCGCGACTCCTCCGGCAAAGTCCAGATCACGATCGAGAAGAACGACGCCAACAAGGCGATGAACGAGACCGCATCGAAGCTGACGAAGGAAAGCACGGTCCGCGCCGTCGGCGTCCTTTACGACCGCCCGAACGTCAAGCTCCGCGGCATGGAGTTCATTCCGGCGGAATTCGAGGTCACCAGCCTGTCCGCCGAGGAACTGCCGATCGACATCCTCGACTACACCAACGCGACCAACAAGGAGCTCCGTCTCGACTACCGCTTCCTCGACCTCCGCACCGAGCGCAACTACCTCATCTTCAAGGCGCAGACGATCGCCGAGATGGGCATGCGCGAATGGTGGGTCGCCCACAACTTCATCGAGATCCACTCGCCCAAGATCCTCGGAACCGCCTCCGAATCCGGCGCCGAAGTCTTCAAGATGGACTATTTCGGACGGACCGTGTACCTCGCCCAGTCGCCCCAGTTCTACAAGCAGATGGCGATGGCCTCGGGCTTCAACGGCGTCTTCGAGATCGCGCCCGCGTTCCGTGCCGAGAATTCCCACACCGCCTTCCACGCCACCGAGTTCACCTCGGTCGACGCCGAACTCAGCTGGATCAAGTCCCACCACGACGTGATGGACATGGAGGAGGAGGTCGTCAAGGCCGCCCTCCGCAAGGTCAAGGACGTGCTCGGGAAGGAATACCTCGACCTGATGAAGAAAGAGGTCGAGCTGAACGAAATGAAGTGGCCGCGGATTCCCTTCGCCGAGGTCAAGCGGATCATTCAGGAAAACTACAAGTACGTCGGCGAGAAGCCGACCGACATCGACCGCCGCGAAGAGGAACTGATCGGCATGTACGTGAAGAAGAACTTCGGCTGCGACTTCGTCTTCGTGACGGAATATCCGTTCGCCGCCCGTCCCTTCTACCACATGCTCGACGAGAACGGCCTCACGAAGAGCTTCGACCTCCTCTACAAGGGCGTCGAGATCACCACCGGCGCGCAGCGCGAGCATCGCATCGAGGTCCTGAAGCAGCAGGCCACGATGAAGGGCCTCGGCCACGAGGCGCTCGAGTTCTACTTCAACTTCTTCAAGTACGGCGTGCCGCCGCACGGCGGCTTCGGCTTCGGCCTCACCCGCTTCCTGATGCGGCTCTTCGAGGCCGAGAGCATCCGCGACGTCACGCTCCTCTACCGCGGTCCGAACCGCGTCAATCCGTAA
- a CDS encoding helix-turn-helix domain-containing protein has protein sequence MDEREQIEAVARMQTYIEDHLDEPIALCDLARAAAYSPWHAARMFREYTGRAPFDYIRSYRLSKAAVALRDGERRVVDVAFDFMFGSHEGFTKAFSRQFGIAPKRYAETTPAIRLFLPWDVRPYHLEIKNGGTKMKKKQKHSILFVQVVERPKRKVLVRRGVAASGYFEYCEEVGCDVWGVLSSVKEALYEPIGMWLPDKLIRPGTSKYVQGVELPLEYDKPIPEGYEIITLEPCRMMVFQGEPYDDADFGEEIGKVMEAMEGYDPAPYGYAWADDEAPRFQLEPQGHRGYIEARPVKPLRRE, from the coding sequence ATGGACGAACGCGAACAGATCGAGGCCGTCGCCCGCATGCAGACATACATCGAAGACCATCTCGACGAACCGATCGCGCTTTGCGACCTCGCGCGGGCGGCGGCGTATTCGCCGTGGCACGCCGCGCGCATGTTCCGGGAGTATACCGGCAGGGCGCCCTTCGACTACATCCGGAGCTATCGCCTGTCGAAGGCGGCGGTGGCGCTCCGCGACGGTGAACGAAGGGTCGTCGACGTGGCGTTCGACTTCATGTTCGGTTCGCACGAGGGCTTCACGAAGGCGTTCTCGCGCCAGTTCGGAATCGCGCCGAAACGCTACGCGGAAACGACCCCGGCGATCCGGCTCTTTCTGCCCTGGGACGTCCGTCCCTACCACCTCGAAATCAAGAACGGAGGTACCAAGATGAAGAAGAAACAGAAACACTCGATCCTCTTCGTGCAGGTCGTCGAGCGACCGAAGCGGAAGGTGTTGGTCCGCCGCGGCGTCGCGGCGTCCGGCTACTTCGAGTACTGCGAGGAGGTCGGCTGTGACGTCTGGGGCGTGCTCTCTAGCGTCAAGGAGGCGCTCTACGAACCGATCGGGATGTGGCTTCCCGACAAACTGATCCGACCCGGGACGTCGAAGTACGTCCAGGGCGTCGAACTTCCGCTCGAATACGACAAGCCGATTCCCGAAGGGTACGAGATCATCACCCTCGAACCGTGCCGGATGATGGTCTTCCAGGGTGAACCGTACGACGACGCCGACTTCGGGGAGGAGATCGGCAAGGTGATGGAGGCGATGGAAGGCTACGACCCGGCGCCGTACGGCTACGCCTGGGCGGACGACGAGGCGCCGCGGTTCCAGCTCGAACCGCAGGGACACCGCGGATACATCGAGGCAAGGCCCGTGAAGCCGCTGCGGCGAGAGTAG
- a CDS encoding cation:proton antiporter, translating into MILSLSLILFAGLALSEVAFRLRLPRIVGMILAGILLGPYVLDLIAPEVLAISIDLRQIALVIILLRAGLALDLGDLRKVGRPALLLSFVPATFELVGILILGPTLLGLTLVESAVLGAILAAVSPAVVVPRMLRMMAEGRGTNRGIPQMIMAGASVDDVYVIVLFTAFVRMAQTGETSFLGLLSLPLAIVLGIVAGALAGILAVRFFRRFHMRDTTKVLVLLAASLLFVAAESLLAGIVPFSGFLAVLAMGIALLMKYPVLSERLVRKYEKIWVFAETLLFVLVGVAVDIRMVPAIGFAAVAAILGALCFRSIGVLVATAGRKLSPKERLYVVFSYLPKATVQASIGSIPLGLGIANGDVMLTIAVLAILVTAPLGAFLMDLTREKLVAADPPAAPTE; encoded by the coding sequence ATGATCCTATCGCTCTCGCTCATCCTCTTCGCCGGCCTCGCGCTCTCCGAAGTGGCATTCCGCCTCCGGCTTCCCCGTATCGTCGGGATGATCCTCGCCGGCATCCTGCTCGGTCCGTACGTCCTCGACCTGATCGCACCCGAGGTGCTCGCGATCTCGATCGACCTCCGTCAGATCGCGCTCGTGATCATCCTCCTGCGCGCCGGCCTCGCGCTCGACCTCGGCGACCTCCGCAAGGTCGGACGTCCGGCGCTTCTGCTTTCCTTCGTGCCGGCGACCTTCGAACTCGTCGGCATCCTGATCCTCGGGCCGACGCTCCTCGGCCTGACCCTCGTCGAGTCGGCGGTCCTGGGCGCGATCCTGGCGGCGGTCTCCCCCGCCGTCGTCGTCCCGCGCATGCTCCGGATGATGGCGGAGGGCCGCGGTACGAACCGGGGGATCCCGCAGATGATCATGGCCGGCGCGTCCGTCGACGACGTCTACGTCATCGTCCTCTTCACCGCCTTCGTGCGCATGGCCCAGACCGGCGAGACGTCCTTCCTCGGACTGCTCTCCCTGCCGCTCGCGATCGTCCTCGGGATCGTCGCCGGCGCGCTCGCGGGCATCCTCGCCGTCCGCTTCTTCCGCCGTTTCCACATGCGCGACACGACGAAGGTGCTGGTCCTGCTCGCAGCCTCGCTCCTCTTCGTCGCCGCCGAAAGCCTGCTTGCGGGGATCGTGCCCTTCTCCGGCTTCCTCGCGGTGCTCGCGATGGGGATCGCGCTCCTCATGAAGTATCCGGTCCTGTCCGAACGGCTCGTCCGCAAATACGAGAAGATCTGGGTGTTCGCGGAGACGCTTTTGTTCGTGCTCGTCGGCGTCGCCGTCGACATCCGCATGGTCCCCGCGATCGGGTTCGCCGCGGTCGCGGCGATCCTCGGCGCGCTCTGCTTCCGTTCCATCGGCGTCCTGGTCGCGACCGCCGGAAGGAAACTCTCCCCGAAGGAACGGCTCTACGTCGTCTTCAGCTATCTCCCGAAGGCGACGGTGCAGGCCTCGATCGGCTCGATCCCGCTCGGACTCGGGATCGCGAACGGCGACGTGATGCTCACGATCGCGGTGCTCGCGATCCTCGTCACCGCGCCGCTCGGGGCGTTTCTGATGGACCTGACGCGGGAGAAACTCGTCGCCGCCGATCCGCCGGCGGCCCCAACGGAATAA
- a CDS encoding NAD(P)/FAD-dependent oxidoreductase, with product MKRPEVFIVGAGASGLFAALSASEAGAAVTILEKNPRIGKKLLATGNGRCNYTNVQATPADYNHPDFVAPALAAFPPDAVLSRFAALGIFPKVEEEGKAYPMSGQASSFLDVFLYELARAGVNVVCDAEVVRLDRIGRGYRITCADGTRYDADRVVLAAGGKAMPSSGSDGSGYALAERFGHKLTPVFPALAKLTLDSPYLKQLDGVKIPGRAELIHRGEVLQSEQDDILFTKFGISGPTILRLSRKANELTLRGEAVQVRVVLLDGVDRDAVRRRLESAGDKPVDHALVGLVHKKLIPALLREAGIAKHDVCVATLPARERERLLTLLFDWRFAVTGNRGFDDAQATAGGIDVGAIDPATMASRLSDGLYFCGEIVDVDGPCGGFNLQWAWASGRLAGTSAARAKND from the coding sequence ATGAAACGACCCGAAGTCTTCATCGTCGGCGCCGGCGCGAGCGGACTCTTCGCCGCGCTCTCCGCGAGCGAGGCCGGCGCCGCGGTGACGATCCTCGAAAAGAATCCGCGCATCGGCAAGAAGCTGCTCGCGACCGGCAACGGCCGCTGCAACTACACGAACGTGCAGGCGACACCCGCCGACTACAATCATCCCGACTTCGTCGCCCCGGCGCTCGCGGCCTTTCCGCCCGACGCCGTCCTCTCCCGCTTCGCCGCCCTCGGCATCTTCCCGAAGGTCGAGGAGGAGGGCAAGGCCTACCCGATGTCGGGACAGGCGTCGAGTTTCCTCGACGTCTTCCTCTACGAACTCGCGCGCGCCGGCGTCAACGTCGTCTGCGACGCCGAGGTCGTGCGCCTCGACCGCATTGGCCGCGGCTACCGGATCACGTGCGCCGACGGGACGCGCTACGACGCCGACCGGGTCGTTCTCGCCGCCGGCGGGAAGGCGATGCCAAGCAGCGGCAGCGACGGCTCCGGCTACGCCCTCGCCGAACGCTTCGGCCACAAGCTCACGCCGGTGTTCCCGGCGCTCGCGAAACTGACCCTCGACAGCCCTTACCTGAAGCAGCTCGACGGCGTCAAGATCCCCGGTCGCGCGGAGTTGATCCATCGCGGCGAAGTGCTTCAGTCGGAACAGGACGACATCCTCTTCACCAAGTTCGGGATCTCCGGTCCGACGATCCTGCGCCTCTCCCGGAAAGCGAACGAACTCACCCTGCGCGGCGAGGCCGTCCAGGTCCGCGTCGTGCTCCTCGACGGCGTCGACAGGGACGCCGTGCGCCGCCGTCTCGAGAGCGCCGGCGACAAGCCCGTCGACCACGCGCTCGTCGGTCTGGTCCACAAGAAGCTGATCCCCGCGCTCCTTCGCGAGGCGGGAATCGCGAAACACGACGTGTGCGTCGCGACGCTTCCGGCGCGCGAACGCGAACGGCTCCTCACCCTGCTTTTCGACTGGCGCTTCGCCGTCACCGGTAACCGCGGCTTCGACGACGCCCAGGCGACCGCCGGTGGAATCGACGTCGGTGCGATCGATCCGGCGACGATGGCGTCCCGGCTCTCGGACGGTCTCTATTTCTGCGGCGAGATCGTCGACGTCGACGGTCCCTGCGGCGGCTTCAACCTGCAGTGGGCGTGGGCGAGCGGACGGTTGGCCGGAACAAGTGCGGCACGGGCGAAGAACGACTGA
- a CDS encoding DUF4349 domain-containing protein, which produces MTKRILILFLTLFVAFGTLSCSEAVTYDYSSESGNDLNPLADETTPERKIVYEVDARYDVGDLEEADAFVRSQMAADEWFDREVVTATQRTYVARIKTERLDAFVAALRGEFTVRSYSKVGTDISLDYDDAANRVLALEAQLARLLELYDAASIEEMIAINAQIADIEVELQDLNGELNRFDSLVEYSEVTIVLYGSSVTTSSPFVNRFLNAFVDGFEALVGFLDGLLIVIAIVAPFLISAGIVVVVVWLIARRRKTKGRAARK; this is translated from the coding sequence ATGACCAAACGCATCCTGATCCTGTTCCTGACGCTCTTCGTCGCCTTCGGAACGTTGTCCTGTTCCGAAGCAGTCACCTATGATTACTCTTCCGAAAGCGGAAACGACCTCAACCCGCTCGCCGACGAGACCACGCCCGAACGCAAGATCGTCTACGAGGTCGACGCCAGATACGACGTCGGCGACCTCGAGGAGGCGGACGCGTTCGTCCGCTCGCAGATGGCCGCCGACGAATGGTTCGACCGCGAGGTCGTGACCGCGACCCAGCGGACCTACGTCGCGCGCATCAAGACGGAACGCCTCGACGCCTTCGTCGCGGCGCTCCGCGGGGAATTCACGGTCCGTTCGTACTCCAAGGTCGGCACCGACATCTCGCTCGACTACGACGACGCCGCGAACCGCGTCCTCGCCCTCGAGGCCCAGCTCGCGCGCCTGCTCGAACTCTACGATGCGGCGTCGATCGAGGAGATGATCGCGATCAACGCGCAGATCGCCGACATCGAAGTCGAACTGCAGGACCTGAACGGCGAACTGAACCGGTTCGACAGCCTCGTCGAGTACAGCGAAGTGACGATCGTCCTCTACGGCAGCTCCGTCACAACCTCATCTCCCTTCGTGAATCGCTTTCTGAACGCCTTCGTCGACGGCTTCGAGGCGCTCGTCGGCTTTCTCGACGGACTGCTCATCGTGATCGCCATCGTCGCGCCGTTCCTGATTTCCGCGGGCATCGTCGTGGTTGTCGTCTGGCTGATCGCGCGTCGCCGCAAGACCAAGGGTCGCGCCGCCAGGAAGTGA
- a CDS encoding alpha-glucosidase/alpha-galactosidase produces the protein MKRIRIAYLGGGSRLWARGLMSDLAVEPELSGEVSLYDIDRVAAQNNAVVGNRMMALPEAVGKWTFTVADTLEECLEGADFVFVSILPATFEEMEAYVHVPERWGVYQPVGDTAGPSGIFRSLVMMPIYKGFAEAIRAICPTAWVVNFSNPMTMCVQTLYHVFPAIKAFGNCHEVSFVQRILARALKEIRGIDAERHAIAINPKGINHFTWIDYATYRDIDLMPVYAEYVERHRHEGVREENWKENGPFGSAERVKFDLFRRFGIIAAAGDRHLVEFLPQSWYLKDPATVEEWGYFLTPVSLRKLIKQWGDDSARRIIAGTETVRIAGSGEEGVAQLKAILGLGELVTNVNMPNTGQIPSLPIGHVVETNALFRKDDIRPVYAGPLAGVPGEITLRHVEGHRLLLKAFDEKNLEYALAALGNDVAVDHLPQADLRAMFLAVAERLGPYLDYYEATPADLRPSRKENVR, from the coding sequence ATGAAGAGGATCAGAATCGCGTATCTCGGGGGCGGCTCGCGGCTATGGGCGCGGGGATTGATGAGCGACCTGGCGGTCGAGCCCGAGCTTTCCGGGGAGGTGTCGCTCTACGACATCGACCGGGTGGCCGCGCAGAACAACGCCGTCGTCGGAAACCGGATGATGGCGCTTCCGGAAGCGGTCGGGAAGTGGACCTTCACCGTCGCCGACACCCTGGAGGAATGCCTCGAGGGGGCCGATTTCGTGTTCGTCTCGATCCTGCCGGCGACCTTCGAGGAGATGGAGGCCTACGTCCACGTTCCCGAACGCTGGGGCGTCTACCAGCCGGTCGGAGACACCGCCGGTCCTTCAGGAATCTTCCGGTCGCTCGTCATGATGCCGATCTACAAGGGCTTCGCCGAGGCGATCCGGGCGATCTGTCCCACCGCCTGGGTGGTCAACTTCTCGAATCCGATGACGATGTGCGTCCAGACGCTCTATCACGTCTTCCCCGCGATCAAGGCCTTCGGGAACTGCCACGAGGTGTCCTTCGTCCAGCGGATCCTGGCACGCGCCCTGAAGGAGATCCGCGGGATCGACGCCGAACGGCATGCGATCGCGATCAACCCGAAGGGCATCAACCACTTCACCTGGATCGACTACGCGACCTATCGCGACATCGACCTGATGCCGGTCTACGCGGAGTACGTCGAGCGCCACCGGCACGAGGGCGTGCGCGAGGAGAACTGGAAGGAGAACGGACCCTTCGGCAGCGCCGAGCGCGTCAAGTTCGACCTCTTCCGGCGCTTCGGGATCATCGCCGCCGCCGGCGACCGCCATCTCGTCGAGTTTCTCCCCCAGTCCTGGTACCTGAAGGATCCGGCGACGGTCGAAGAGTGGGGCTACTTCCTCACGCCGGTCTCGCTCCGCAAACTCATCAAGCAGTGGGGCGACGATTCCGCGCGGCGGATCATCGCGGGGACCGAAACGGTCAGGATCGCCGGATCGGGCGAGGAGGGCGTCGCCCAGCTGAAGGCGATCCTCGGTCTCGGCGAACTCGTCACGAACGTGAACATGCCGAACACGGGACAGATTCCCTCGCTGCCGATCGGCCACGTCGTCGAGACCAACGCCCTCTTCCGGAAGGACGACATCCGGCCGGTTTATGCCGGTCCGCTCGCCGGCGTTCCGGGCGAGATCACGCTCCGCCACGTCGAAGGCCATCGGCTGCTTCTGAAGGCGTTCGACGAGAAGAACCTCGAATACGCCCTCGCGGCGCTGGGAAACGACGTCGCCGTCGACCATCTCCCGCAGGCCGACCTGCGGGCGATGTTCCTTGCGGTCGCGGAACGCCTCGGACCCTATCTCGACTACTACGAGGCGACGCCCGCGGATTTGCGGCCGTCGCGGAAGGAGAACGTCCGATGA
- a CDS encoding SGNH/GDSL hydrolase family protein yields MEYHSLKDTGRFLLVGSDALDEAGFRRLSIAERDRLKRENGDAAWHARSSAGIQAKFSTDARSIRVRVTLEAPASMESMSAMGQGGVDLYRFDEEDRTFRLLDVAGVPWTATAYEADLGRFADGRMRRYVLNLPLYAAAVDVDLGVDDGARIVPDAFSRHGRIAVYGTSIVQGGCVSRPGMAFTNILSRRFDREFLNFGFSGAAYCERTTAAILGSRRGLSLLAIDAEANAGTSNLLAERLPDFIAEFRLAYPTLPILLVSRPAFAMDQYDADRIRHRSFYDGWFRTWCQAEQGNGRRVAYLDGSVFYEGNDAEATVDGIHPSDLGHARIADAYERAIRHLLGAE; encoded by the coding sequence ATGGAATACCATTCATTGAAGGATACGGGCCGGTTTCTTCTGGTCGGTTCGGACGCGCTCGACGAAGCGGGTTTCCGCCGGTTGTCGATCGCGGAGCGGGACCGGCTGAAACGGGAGAACGGCGACGCCGCCTGGCATGCGCGGTCGAGCGCCGGGATCCAGGCGAAGTTCTCGACCGATGCGCGGTCGATCCGCGTCCGCGTCACGCTCGAGGCGCCGGCGTCGATGGAGTCCATGAGCGCCATGGGCCAAGGCGGCGTCGACTTGTACCGTTTCGACGAGGAAGACCGGACATTCCGTCTGCTCGACGTCGCCGGGGTTCCCTGGACCGCGACGGCGTACGAAGCCGACCTCGGCCGCTTTGCGGACGGCCGGATGCGGCGCTATGTGCTGAACCTGCCGCTGTACGCCGCGGCCGTCGACGTCGACCTCGGCGTCGACGACGGCGCGCGCATCGTCCCCGACGCGTTCTCCCGTCACGGCAGGATCGCCGTATACGGCACGAGCATCGTTCAGGGCGGTTGCGTCAGCCGGCCGGGGATGGCGTTCACGAACATCCTCTCGCGGCGGTTCGACCGCGAGTTTCTGAACTTCGGATTCTCCGGCGCGGCGTATTGCGAACGGACGACGGCCGCGATCCTCGGGTCGCGACGGGGGCTTTCGCTTTTGGCGATCGACGCCGAGGCCAACGCCGGAACCTCGAACCTGCTCGCGGAGCGGCTCCCGGACTTCATCGCGGAGTTTCGCCTTGCGTATCCGACGCTGCCGATCCTGCTCGTCTCCCGTCCTGCGTTCGCGATGGACCAGTACGACGCCGATCGGATCCGGCATCGCTCCTTCTACGACGGCTGGTTCCGGACGTGGTGCCAAGCGGAACAAGGAAACGGCCGCCGCGTCGCCTATCTCGACGGGTCGGTCTTCTACGAGGGAAACGACGCGGAAGCCACGGTCGACGGGATCCATCCCTCCGACCTCGGCCATGCGCGGATCGCCGACGCCTACGAACGGGCGATCCGGCATCTCCTCGGTGCGGAATGA